In a single window of the Megalobrama amblycephala isolate DHTTF-2021 linkage group LG3, ASM1881202v1, whole genome shotgun sequence genome:
- the grpel1 gene encoding grpE protein homolog 1, mitochondrial, with the protein MANWCVRAIRQSSSIIASPSLVRATPRLLCTAAQQKSPGTGTEEENGAQKPEPGAAEKAFTEEKMQLEEQLKDVTDKYKRALADTENLRQRSQKMIDDAKLYGIQGFCKDLLEVADILEKATESVPKTEVSAANPHLKNLYDGLVMTEVQIQKVFKKHGLLKLNPDGQKFDPYEHEAVFHAPVEGKEPGTIAVVTKVGYKLHGRTLRPALVGVVKAP; encoded by the exons ATGGCGAACTGGTGTGTGCGCGCGATCAGACAGAGCTCTTCTATCATAGCGTCTCCTTCGCTTGTAAG GGCGACCCCACGTCTCCTCTGCACAGCAGCCCAACAGAAAAGCCCAGGAACTGGAACCGAAGAAGAGAATGGGGCTCAGAAACCAGAACCTGGTGCAGCTGAGAAAGCCTTCACAGAAGAGAAGATGCAACTGGAAGAACAGCTGAAAGATGTTACG GATAAATACAAGCGGGCACTAGCAGACACTGAGAACCTTAGGCAAAGAAGTCAAAAGATGATCGATGATGCTAAACTATATG gaaTCCAGGGCTTCTGTAAAGATCTCTTGGAGGTGGCTGACATCTTGGAGAAGGCAACAGAAAGTGTACCAAAAACAGAAGTATCTGCTGCAAATCCTCACCTGAAAAATCTATACGATGGCCTTGTAATGACTGAGGTGCAGATCCAAAAGGTCTTCAAAAAACACGGCCTTCTTAAGCTTAACCCTGATGGTCAGAAATTTGATCCTTATGAGCATGAGGCTGTCTTTCATGCACCTGTGGAGGGTAAGGAGCCGGGTACCATAGCCGTAGTTACCAAAGTAGGTTACAAGCTGCATGGTCGCACCCTCCGGCCAGCTCTGGTGGGTGTAGTCAAGGCCCCCTAA